TGTGAGTTTGCCATTTTTTATTTCTAATTGGTTTGATGTAGCAGAGTCTAACTGATATTTTTCTTTTAAGTAGTCAGCAAAATAGTCAAATCCCCCAGATGCGATGGCAATTTTCCAATTCGTTTGTTTTAAGGTGGCAACCATTGTTTCAAAACCGTCCATAAGCGGTAAGTTTTTGCGTACTTTTTGCAAAATTTTTTCGGATGCATTTTCTAAGGTTGCGACTCTTTGGCGTAAGCTTTGTTCAAAATCTAATTCGCCACGCATTGCACTGGCTGTGATTGAGGAAACTAATTCCCCTGTGCCTGCTAATTTTGCAATTTCATCAATACATTCAATTTTTATTGCGGTGGAATCCATATCCATTACTAATAGACCTTGCTGATCTAAATTCGCTGTAATCTCTAAACTGCTGATATCACATTCAAATTGTGCGGCAAGTTGCTTTAATGAAGCGGTCATATTTGTGTTAAAAAATGCAATTTTATAACCAAGATAATCCTGCTGTTTTAATGCTTTTAAACCAGATTGTTGCTCAAATTGTGTGAGTTTTTCATCAGTAAGG
This DNA window, taken from Phocoenobacter uteri, encodes the following:
- the serB gene encoding phosphoserine phosphatase SerB; protein product: MQTTIFLYSTTLTDEKLTQFEQQSGLKALKQQDYLGYKIAFFNTNMTASLKQLAAQFECDISSLEITANLDQQGLLVMDMDSTAIKIECIDEIAKLAGTGELVSSITASAMRGELDFEQSLRQRVATLENASEKILQKVRKNLPLMDGFETMVATLKQTNWKIAIASGGFDYFADYLKEKYQLDSATSNQLEIKNGKLTGQVLGNVVDAQCKADTLKNLAEQFNIPQNQWVAVGDGANDLPMLNTANLGIALHAKPKVQAQAKFVVNFGDLTAIALLLNAKNLYNTAEIL